In Streptomyces chartreusis NRRL 3882, the following are encoded in one genomic region:
- a CDS encoding extracellular solute-binding protein produces MARRLPAALLALPSLLTLLFLAACTGGDVREEPPDADNRRRIVVASGQDVTGKNGIRQQLIDVWNAEEGAQGFEARLVELPGSADQQRSQLLGALQSGSAQYDVVNLDVTWVPEFADAGLIRPLTDAAVRSPDDIIPSVDRTSYWKGKRYAVPFNSDAGLLYYRKDHLREAGVSRTDLSDGVTWDELRDQIDAVKGHFGSQGHEGWATQLAPYEGRTVNAIEAFASAVPGLRLTDGDGEYAATVEQLTAGVAELRARTSPPYTLDEASESREAESLSAFAEGRTTFLRHWPYVYPALHETYGENLGVTRLPGKAVLGGQNLAVTSSTSEQRAAKAAELIAFLTDPDSERCLLRAGFAATRVSAYQEPGSAPPCRHAPAYAETPSSSPTGEGTVRLPPDRIADGVSFSRDILLPSLREGVHRPRTPLYGAVTHTVITQLDALYGPIPSEGRPGDVEVAKSLDEALREVLPG; encoded by the coding sequence ATGGCCCGACGCCTGCCGGCCGCCCTACTCGCGTTGCCGTCCCTGCTGACCCTGCTGTTCCTGGCTGCCTGCACCGGCGGTGACGTGCGGGAAGAGCCGCCGGACGCCGACAACCGCCGCCGGATCGTGGTCGCCAGCGGACAGGACGTGACCGGCAAGAACGGCATCCGCCAGCAGCTCATCGACGTCTGGAACGCCGAGGAGGGCGCACAGGGCTTCGAGGCCCGGCTGGTGGAACTGCCCGGCTCCGCCGACCAGCAGCGCAGCCAGCTGCTCGGTGCCCTCCAGTCCGGCAGCGCCCAGTACGACGTGGTGAACCTGGACGTGACCTGGGTCCCGGAGTTCGCCGACGCGGGCCTGATCCGCCCGCTGACCGACGCGGCTGTCAGGTCCCCGGACGACATCATCCCGTCCGTGGACAGAACGTCGTACTGGAAGGGCAAGCGGTACGCGGTCCCCTTCAACAGCGACGCCGGCCTGCTGTACTACCGCAAGGACCACCTGCGGGAGGCCGGTGTCTCCCGGACCGACCTCAGCGACGGGGTCACCTGGGACGAACTGCGGGACCAGATCGACGCCGTCAAGGGACACTTCGGCTCCCAGGGCCACGAGGGCTGGGCCACCCAGCTCGCCCCGTACGAGGGCCGTACCGTCAACGCGATCGAGGCGTTCGCCTCGGCCGTGCCCGGACTCCGGCTGACCGACGGCGACGGCGAGTACGCGGCGACCGTGGAACAGCTCACGGCGGGCGTGGCCGAACTGCGTGCGCGCACGAGCCCGCCGTACACCCTCGACGAGGCCTCCGAGTCCCGCGAGGCCGAGTCGCTCAGTGCCTTCGCTGAGGGCCGCACCACCTTCCTGCGGCACTGGCCGTACGTCTACCCCGCCCTGCACGAGACCTACGGGGAGAACCTGGGGGTGACCCGGCTGCCCGGCAAGGCGGTCCTCGGCGGGCAGAACCTGGCCGTCACCTCCTCCACGTCCGAGCAGCGGGCCGCGAAGGCGGCGGAACTGATCGCGTTCCTGACCGACCCGGACAGCGAACGCTGCCTGCTGCGGGCCGGTTTCGCCGCGACCCGCGTCTCCGCCTACCAGGAACCCGGCAGCGCTCCCCCGTGCCGGCACGCCCCGGCGTACGCCGAGACCCCCTCGTCGTCGCCCACCGGCGAGGGCACCGTCCGCCTGCCCCCCGACCGGATCGCCGACGGTGTCAGCTTCTCCCGCGACATCCTGCTCCCGTCCCTCCGCGAGGGCGTGCACCGCCCGCGCACCCCGCTGTACGGCGCGGTGACGCACACCGTCATCACCCAACTGGACGCCCTGTACGGCCCGATCCCGAGTGAGGGCCGGCCGGGCGACGTGGAGGTCGCGAAAAGCCTTGACGAGGCGTTGAGGGAAGTTTTGCCCGGTTGA
- a CDS encoding VWA domain-containing protein, with protein sequence MSRFDPRGEVNRALLVGVSEYDHTAPDPQGVTGQLPAVRHNRTTLEDALHRSAVFGAHEVRALASPTPDEFTGALRRACQETKGLLLFYFAGHAVTSTSGNELHLQMRTARVLTGDGLPGSVSFSEVLGELVESRAEQVVVILDCCYAGNAAGIWHRFDDPKRKKHKILLLMSVQSNRCILGGDAEVATPFTREVVRVLEAGGEVWLSELYAAVKERMAAAKYKAEADDSQRPQALAPPWDPDADVLLAAGPVDPTDDTEDPPGWFSWLRRTLTRARESVGLFGRTVLALLLAFVVIGAAGYGVLVLTGGSGPCEPPLELRVLTDPDLEPAMRAAADAYLASDANTKDDGCRRTGVTVYSAGAAHVVTALGEHSDPWQQPREDVNPQRDIGPQPDVWIPATRADVDRAGDAQVERVFARLEPDTEPLAYSPVVLAVPEGLGADVPRTGRSLPELVRALKNADGKAQVRRPDPEFSDSALLATVGLYGDGADVRGAEGLISRAGRPESSAVRLLCTLPEDDAADDRSAVLVPEFLLRSGVGCHSVTRAGRTAVYPDDVPGLEPTFVRVRWEGGDRDVQARDDGVDRFRDWLTGEGGREVLGKQGFRATTGERGLLAGKAADHGLTDSVPPADPADATRLDRTLERYGNAHGPGRVLFLLDSSGSMAGLWDGPSGGPGILKQTLTGLGRGDEYGVWAVHGVKGPTHTELLDFGRHSRAEAEKALRTDEEGAEVRDAEADPSAALLDALAFMRERGAGDERPQLIVYLTDGEDDNRLTGDRLREVEDRARASGVPVAMVMLKSGGCDRDRPGTRVAEAAQGRCLDAGDDLVPALRDEVARTGTGEE encoded by the coding sequence GTGAGCCGCTTCGACCCGCGCGGCGAAGTGAACCGGGCGCTGCTGGTCGGTGTGTCCGAGTACGACCACACGGCACCGGATCCACAGGGCGTCACCGGCCAGCTCCCCGCCGTGCGGCACAACCGGACGACACTCGAGGACGCGCTGCACCGGAGCGCCGTGTTCGGTGCGCACGAGGTGCGGGCCCTGGCCTCACCGACCCCCGACGAGTTCACGGGGGCGCTGCGCCGCGCCTGCCAGGAGACCAAGGGGCTGCTGCTGTTCTACTTCGCCGGGCACGCCGTCACCTCCACCTCCGGCAACGAGCTGCACCTCCAGATGCGCACCGCCCGAGTCCTCACGGGCGACGGGCTGCCCGGCTCGGTGAGTTTCAGCGAGGTGCTGGGCGAGCTCGTCGAGAGCCGCGCCGAGCAGGTGGTGGTGATCCTCGACTGCTGCTACGCGGGCAACGCCGCGGGAATCTGGCACCGCTTCGACGATCCGAAGCGGAAGAAGCACAAGATCCTGCTCCTGATGAGCGTGCAGTCCAACCGCTGCATCCTGGGCGGGGACGCGGAGGTCGCCACGCCGTTCACCCGCGAGGTGGTGCGGGTCCTCGAAGCGGGCGGGGAGGTGTGGCTCTCCGAGCTGTACGCCGCGGTGAAGGAGCGGATGGCCGCCGCGAAGTACAAGGCGGAGGCCGACGACTCGCAGAGACCTCAGGCGCTGGCGCCCCCGTGGGACCCGGACGCGGACGTGTTGCTGGCGGCGGGACCGGTGGACCCGACCGACGACACCGAGGACCCGCCCGGCTGGTTCTCCTGGCTCCGGCGTACGCTCACCCGCGCCCGGGAGTCCGTCGGCCTGTTCGGCCGCACCGTTCTGGCGCTTCTGCTGGCGTTCGTCGTGATCGGCGCCGCCGGTTACGGAGTCCTGGTCCTGACCGGGGGGTCCGGCCCCTGCGAACCGCCGCTGGAGCTGCGCGTCCTCACCGACCCCGACCTGGAGCCGGCGATGCGGGCGGCCGCGGACGCCTACCTCGCCTCGGACGCCAACACCAAGGACGACGGCTGCCGGCGCACCGGCGTCACCGTCTACAGCGCCGGTGCCGCTCACGTGGTGACCGCGCTGGGCGAGCACTCCGACCCCTGGCAGCAGCCGCGTGAGGACGTCAACCCGCAGCGGGACATCGGCCCGCAGCCGGACGTGTGGATCCCCGCGACCCGCGCGGACGTCGACCGGGCCGGCGACGCGCAGGTGGAACGCGTCTTCGCCCGGCTGGAGCCGGACACCGAGCCGCTCGCGTACTCACCGGTCGTGCTGGCCGTCCCGGAGGGCCTCGGCGCCGACGTCCCGCGCACCGGGCGGTCGCTGCCGGAGCTGGTCAGGGCCCTGAAGAACGCGGACGGCAAGGCACAAGTGCGCAGGCCCGACCCCGAGTTCAGCGACTCGGCGCTGCTGGCGACGGTGGGGCTGTACGGCGACGGGGCCGACGTGCGCGGCGCCGAGGGGCTGATCAGCCGGGCGGGACGGCCCGAGTCCTCGGCCGTCAGGCTGCTGTGCACGCTGCCCGAGGACGACGCCGCGGACGACCGCAGCGCGGTCCTGGTCCCGGAGTTCCTGCTCAGGAGCGGCGTCGGCTGCCACTCGGTCACCCGCGCCGGGCGCACCGCCGTCTACCCCGACGACGTGCCCGGTCTGGAACCGACGTTCGTGCGGGTGCGCTGGGAGGGCGGCGACCGGGACGTCCAGGCGCGGGACGACGGGGTGGACCGGTTCCGCGACTGGCTGACGGGAGAGGGCGGCCGGGAGGTGCTCGGCAAGCAGGGGTTCAGGGCCACGACGGGCGAACGGGGACTGCTCGCCGGGAAGGCGGCCGACCACGGGCTGACCGATTCCGTTCCGCCTGCGGACCCCGCCGACGCGACACGGCTGGACAGGACACTGGAGCGGTACGGCAACGCGCACGGACCCGGCCGGGTCCTGTTCCTCCTCGACAGCTCCGGCTCGATGGCCGGCCTGTGGGACGGCCCCAGCGGCGGCCCCGGCATCCTCAAGCAGACCCTGACGGGGCTGGGCAGGGGGGACGAGTACGGGGTGTGGGCGGTGCACGGGGTCAAGGGCCCCACGCACACCGAACTGCTGGACTTCGGCAGGCACTCCCGCGCGGAGGCGGAGAAGGCCCTCAGGACTGACGAGGAAGGCGCCGAGGTGCGGGACGCGGAAGCCGATCCGAGCGCCGCCCTGCTGGACGCCCTGGCGTTCATGCGGGAGCGCGGCGCCGGTGACGAGCGGCCGCAGCTGATCGTGTACCTCACCGACGGCGAGGACGACAACCGCCTGACCGGCGACCGCCTCCGCGAGGTGGAGGACCGGGCACGCGCGTCGGGCGTGCCCGTGGCCATGGTGATGCTGAAGAGCGGGGGCTGCGACCGGGACCGCCCCGGCACGCGCGTCGCGGAGGCCGCCCAGGGCCGTTGCCTGGACGCCGGTGACGACCTCGTGCCCGCGCTGCGCGACGAGGTCGCCCGCACCGGAACGGGGGAGGAATGA
- a CDS encoding membrane protein, protein MAHAAPASRKVTTRRRTPDVFSPRTHAMAKVAVPVLLGLVYGYWAAANRRDAGPITGWNLLFGFLTALVFAVLFAAVREVAPRLRREQHALLWFAFTGCAIGFLYSQTGESVLKSTGVGLVVGAGVFVTMFYRYYTHEDATGRRLD, encoded by the coding sequence ATGGCTCATGCGGCACCCGCTTCACGCAAGGTGACCACGCGACGCCGTACACCCGATGTCTTCAGCCCGCGCACCCACGCGATGGCGAAGGTCGCGGTACCCGTCCTCCTCGGGCTCGTCTACGGCTACTGGGCCGCGGCCAACCGGCGCGACGCCGGGCCCATCACGGGCTGGAACCTGCTGTTCGGCTTCCTCACCGCGCTCGTGTTCGCCGTGCTGTTCGCCGCCGTGCGGGAAGTCGCCCCGCGGCTGCGCCGCGAACAGCACGCGCTGCTCTGGTTCGCCTTCACCGGCTGCGCGATCGGCTTCCTCTACAGCCAGACCGGCGAGTCCGTACTGAAGTCCACCGGGGTGGGGCTGGTGGTCGGGGCGGGCGTCTTCGTGACCATGTTCTACCGCTACTACACGCACGAGGACGCCACCGGCCGGCGCCTCGACTGA
- a CDS encoding PLP-dependent aminotransferase family protein, whose product MGDYRRIADRIADDIASGRLKPGQRLPPQRAFARRRGIASSTAGRVYGELVRRGLVVGEVGRGTFVRATPDGPTGRALAEPGPADALVNLELNYPSAPGQPELLAPVLAPLLRPDVLAEALLPAAATGTESAREAAATLLATPGWRPAPDRLLFTGNARQAIAAVLASLVRPGGRVGVEQLTYPLVKDIAARLGITLVPLAGDAAGLLPEAVAAAHRSAPLSALYVQPTLHNPTSLTTSRPRLLQLAALVHDLNLPVVEDRIWSFLHEPGDPLAVHAPALTHVVDGLSKRVAPGLTAGFLVVPPHRVGAVAHAVRSGGWSAGRFALEAAVRWAGEGTVARLVAAKRADAARRQRILAEELAGFAVRSEPGAYFAWWELPAPWRADTFTAAAAAHGIAVTPGPAFAVSPGHTPDAVRLGLGSVPEAVLRRALRTLAHVAARRAGDRTGP is encoded by the coding sequence ATGGGTGACTACCGCCGTATCGCCGACAGGATCGCCGACGACATCGCCAGCGGGCGGCTGAAGCCCGGTCAACGGCTGCCGCCGCAGCGGGCGTTCGCCCGGCGCCGGGGCATCGCCTCGTCGACGGCCGGGCGGGTGTACGGCGAACTCGTACGGCGCGGGCTGGTCGTCGGCGAGGTCGGGCGCGGCACGTTCGTACGGGCCACCCCGGACGGGCCGACGGGCCGGGCGCTCGCCGAGCCCGGCCCCGCCGACGCCCTCGTCAACCTGGAGCTCAACTACCCCAGCGCGCCCGGCCAGCCCGAGCTCCTCGCCCCCGTCCTCGCGCCGCTGCTGCGTCCCGACGTGCTGGCCGAGGCGCTGCTGCCGGCCGCCGCCACCGGAACCGAGTCCGCCCGGGAGGCCGCGGCCACGCTCCTCGCCACCCCCGGCTGGCGCCCCGCCCCGGACCGGCTGCTGTTCACCGGCAACGCCCGGCAGGCCATCGCCGCCGTCCTGGCCTCCCTGGTCCGCCCGGGCGGCCGGGTCGGCGTGGAGCAGCTGACGTATCCGCTGGTCAAGGACATCGCGGCGCGGCTGGGCATCACCCTGGTGCCGCTGGCCGGTGACGCGGCCGGGCTGCTCCCGGAGGCCGTCGCCGCCGCGCACCGTTCGGCGCCGCTGTCCGCCCTGTACGTGCAGCCGACGCTGCACAACCCGACGTCGCTGACGACGAGCCGCCCTCGCCTGCTGCAACTCGCGGCGCTGGTCCACGACCTGAACCTGCCGGTGGTGGAGGACCGCATCTGGTCCTTCCTGCACGAGCCGGGGGATCCCCTCGCCGTGCACGCGCCCGCCCTCACCCACGTCGTCGACGGTCTCTCCAAGCGGGTCGCGCCCGGGCTCACCGCCGGTTTCCTCGTCGTGCCGCCGCACCGGGTCGGGGCCGTGGCCCATGCCGTGCGGTCGGGCGGGTGGAGCGCGGGGCGGTTCGCGCTGGAGGCGGCCGTGCGGTGGGCCGGGGAGGGGACCGTGGCGCGGCTGGTGGCGGCCAAGCGGGCGGACGCGGCGCGCAGGCAGCGGATCCTCGCCGAGGAACTCGCGGGCTTCGCCGTGCGGTCCGAGCCCGGCGCCTACTTCGCCTGGTGGGAACTGCCCGCCCCGTGGCGCGCGGACACCTTCACGGCGGCTGCCGCCGCGCACGGCATCGCCGTCACGCCCGGCCCGGCCTTCGCCGTCTCCCCCGGCCACACGCCCGACGCCGTCAGGCTCGGGCTCGGGTCGGTTCCGGAGGCGGTTCTGCGGCGGGCGCTGCGGACGCTCGCGCACGTCGCCGCGAGGCGAGCCGGGGACCGTACCGGCCCGTGA
- a CDS encoding alpha/beta fold hydrolase, which yields MAPFLAYEDKGPVPSRRPLVPLVLVHGHPFDRTMWAPQLATFAATRRVIAPDLRGYGASPVTPPLTDFSQFARDIEALLDELGVESFVLAGLSMGGQIAMDCYRRFPGRIRGLVLADTFPAAETPEGVRTRDAMADRLLREGMRGYADEVLERMVAPYAPAEVKAHVHRMMTATSPEGAAAALRARARRPDYAALLTRVGVPALVVVGADDTYTPVSDARAMHAALPDAALHVIEGTAHMPNLERPEEFDRALGEFLARVDARQPSTAPPRL from the coding sequence ATGGCACCCTTCCTCGCATACGAGGACAAAGGACCCGTACCCTCTCGGCGGCCCCTTGTCCCCCTGGTCCTCGTCCACGGCCACCCCTTCGACCGCACGATGTGGGCCCCGCAGCTCGCCACCTTCGCCGCGACCCGCCGCGTCATCGCCCCCGACCTGCGCGGCTACGGCGCCTCCCCGGTCACCCCGCCCCTCACGGACTTCTCGCAGTTCGCCCGGGACATCGAGGCCCTGCTCGACGAGCTGGGGGTGGAGTCCTTCGTCCTCGCCGGCCTGTCCATGGGCGGCCAGATCGCGATGGACTGCTACCGCCGGTTCCCCGGCCGCATCCGCGGCCTGGTCCTCGCGGACACCTTCCCGGCGGCGGAGACCCCGGAGGGCGTCCGCACCCGCGACGCCATGGCGGACCGCCTCCTGCGTGAGGGCATGCGCGGCTACGCCGACGAGGTCCTGGAACGGATGGTCGCCCCCTACGCCCCCGCCGAGGTCAAGGCCCACGTCCACCGCATGATGACGGCCACCTCCCCCGAGGGCGCCGCCGCGGCCCTGCGCGCCCGTGCCCGGCGCCCCGACTACGCCGCCCTGCTGACCCGCGTCGGTGTCCCGGCCCTGGTCGTCGTGGGAGCCGACGACACCTACACCCCGGTCTCCGACGCCCGCGCCATGCACGCGGCCCTCCCGGACGCGGCCCTGCACGTGATCGAGGGCACGGCCCACATGCCGAACCTCGAACGCCCCGAGGAGTTCGACCGGGCACTCGGGGAATTCCTGGCCCGCGTCGACGCACGGCAACCTTCCACCGCCCCACCCCGTCTTTGA